TTAGTGAATTCACCTAGACCCATCAATAAAGACATGGCTGTCATAGTGGTACCAGTGTTATAAGTAAAGCGTGCCTTATCTAAGACCCATTTTCCGTCTTTCAAACTAAGACCGTCACAAACAATATGATTTTCATCAAGCAAGTTTTCCTGAATCCATCGAACACAATTCCAAGCAAACGAAACAAGATGTTGCTTTTTGTTAGGATCGTCCAACGCCAGAGCAAGTCGCAAAGCAGCAACTGCAGACATAGAAGTAGAGCAGGCATTTAGATTAGTCCATGGTGGACCAGTAGTACGGGTATGCCAAGCAATACCTCCACGTTGCTGATTCCAACCTTTGTTGATAATAAGCGAAATTATACTTTCTGCTCGACTAACATAATGATCGCGACGTGAACTGTTTGTAGTATAATAGCCAGCCGTAGCCAAGCCAATAGCTACCTGTGCATTGTCATCATAATATACGTCGtcatttccttcaaaatAGTGAAAAGCACAACAGGCATTAAAAACGGGGGACcaatatttcttcaaagcTTGGAACACATGTTCGAATTTCCGCTCAAACTTGCTGGTGTATCTTAAACTGTCTGCCATTGCTTCTGCATATACAGCCACGGACCAAACAAGAAAGATATGATCTTTGTCAATAGTGCCTGAACAGGCAAAGGCGCTACCCATTCTATCAGTGTActtatcaaaaaaagttttaaagcATTGATCTACTACATTCAGCGCTTCGTTAAGGTAAACGTTTTCACTCATTGTaaactttttataattcctggtttacaaaaattgttcGTTAATAGTATATTCCTGAGAAATCGTTAAATAaggcaaaaaaaatctgcCAAATGTACAACTtgatataaagaaaagaaataacagttatttaataatgaaCTTCCTGGGAAAATGTAACTCAAAAAGCAGTAGT
This portion of the Schizosaccharomyces pombe strain 972h- genome assembly, chromosome: I genome encodes:
- the mug191 gene encoding alpha-1,6-mannanase; the encoded protein is MSENVYLNEALNVVDQCFKTFFDKYTDRMGSAFACSGTIDKDHIFLVWSVAVYAEAMADSLRYTSKFERKFEHVFQALKKYWSPVFNACCAFHYFEGNDDVYYDDNAQVAIGLATAGYYTTNSSRRDHYVSRAESIISLIINKGWNQQRGGIAWHTRTTGPPWTNLNACSTSMSAVAALRLALALDDPNKKQHLVSFAWNCVRWIQENLLDENHIVCDGLSLKDGKWVLDKARFTYNTGTTMTAMSLLMGLGEFTKGLQDIEKLPTYLEDMARGALDTNGPLYDQSCNGSFKVWSDNTFFAQHLSEGLMTFSYAMPSSALAKPAQKMVLDQADFLMKYLRIPKEGLYYRNFGLYKLSPELTASFNKFFNANKQFQPDKDERIQQEGPVEQRPLCPTLIGSAGAARMLFSAAEIVNRNNPSSGESTTLPQPSHGKKDKDCVIS